In a single window of the Labilithrix sp. genome:
- a CDS encoding ribonuclease J, with protein sequence MSRGASCFRRRIAGVLRVLPLGGLGEVGMNCMALEQRGQALVVDCGVTFDDRGLGVDVVHPDFAPLDRLGAALTGVVVTHGHEDHIGALPYLLKRHDVPVYGPPYALGLVRERLAEHEVLEHARLIETAPGRAFDVGSFNVEPIRVTHSIADATALAIRTDVGTVIHTGDFKLDPTPPDGEHFDAARFAALGDEGVTLLMSDSTNVDVEGDTGSETDVGHALERLARSAPGAVVVAMFASNVHRLRLLGEIAASTGRKIALLGRGVGTHARVARSTGYLPWPDDIVLREELVRERPRREILAIATGTQGEERAALARLARGDHPVFEVAPGDRVIMSARTIPGNEPEVYAILGQLIRRGVEVITPRLDRGVHVSGHAHRPDQRKMIELVRPRCFVPVHGTIHHLSRHAELAREMGVPSVAVAENGRVVEVTAERVMLGETIGAGRVYEWAGREVAPSVLKIRGWLAEAGVAFCVVTFDRDGAVDVLLEMRGVMDDEAAPADHAAALEEVKTSLANAFEHATDDERAEVVRQAVRRVLKQRRGIKPMTIVKVVRR encoded by the coding sequence ATGAGCCGCGGGGCTTCGTGTTTTCGGCGTAGGATCGCGGGCGTGCTGCGCGTGCTCCCGCTCGGCGGCCTCGGTGAGGTCGGGATGAACTGCATGGCGCTCGAGCAGCGCGGGCAGGCGCTCGTCGTCGACTGCGGCGTCACGTTCGACGACCGCGGGCTCGGGGTCGACGTCGTGCACCCCGACTTCGCGCCGCTCGATCGACTCGGCGCCGCGCTCACCGGCGTCGTCGTCACGCACGGCCACGAGGACCATATCGGCGCCCTCCCCTACCTCCTCAAACGCCACGACGTGCCGGTCTACGGCCCCCCCTACGCGCTCGGCCTCGTGCGGGAGCGGCTCGCCGAGCACGAGGTGCTGGAGCACGCGCGGCTCATCGAGACCGCACCCGGGCGCGCGTTCGACGTCGGATCGTTCAACGTCGAGCCGATCCGCGTCACGCACTCGATCGCGGACGCGACCGCGCTCGCGATCCGGACCGACGTCGGGACCGTCATCCACACCGGAGACTTCAAGCTCGATCCGACGCCGCCCGACGGAGAGCACTTCGACGCCGCGCGCTTCGCCGCGCTCGGGGACGAGGGCGTGACGCTCCTCATGTCCGACTCCACCAACGTGGACGTCGAGGGCGACACCGGGAGCGAGACCGACGTCGGGCACGCGCTCGAGCGCCTCGCCCGGAGCGCGCCCGGCGCCGTCGTCGTCGCGATGTTCGCGTCGAACGTGCACCGCCTCCGCCTGCTCGGCGAGATCGCGGCGAGCACCGGGCGCAAGATCGCGCTCCTCGGTCGCGGCGTCGGCACCCACGCCCGCGTCGCGCGATCGACCGGGTACCTCCCCTGGCCCGACGACATCGTCCTCCGCGAAGAGCTCGTGCGCGAGCGGCCGCGGCGCGAGATCCTCGCGATCGCGACCGGCACGCAGGGAGAGGAGCGCGCCGCCCTCGCGCGGCTCGCGCGCGGCGATCACCCCGTGTTCGAGGTCGCGCCCGGCGACCGCGTGATCATGTCGGCGCGGACGATCCCAGGCAACGAGCCCGAGGTCTACGCGATCCTCGGGCAGCTCATTCGGCGCGGCGTCGAGGTGATCACGCCGCGGCTCGATCGCGGCGTGCACGTGAGCGGGCACGCGCACCGGCCCGATCAGCGGAAGATGATCGAGCTCGTGCGCCCGCGGTGCTTCGTCCCGGTCCACGGCACGATCCATCACCTCTCCCGCCACGCCGAGCTCGCACGCGAGATGGGCGTGCCGAGCGTCGCGGTCGCGGAGAACGGCCGCGTCGTCGAGGTCACCGCCGAGCGCGTGATGCTCGGGGAGACGATCGGGGCGGGGCGCGTCTACGAGTGGGCGGGCCGCGAGGTCGCGCCCTCGGTGCTGAAGATCCGCGGCTGGCTCGCGGAGGCCGGGGTCGCGTTCTGCGTCGTCACCTTCGATCGCGACGGCGCGGTCGACGTGCTCCTCGAGATGCGCGGCGTGATGGACGACGAGGCCGCGCCGGCCGACCACGCCGCCGCGCTCGAGGAGGTGAAGACGTCGCTCGCGAACGCGTTCGAGCACGCCACCGACGACGAGCGCGCCGAGGTCGTCCGGCAGGCCGTGCGCCGCGTGCTCAAGCAGCGCCGCGGGATCAAGCCGATGACGATCGTGAAGGTGGTGCGGCGATGA